In Halobaculum magnesiiphilum, the following proteins share a genomic window:
- a CDS encoding GTPBP1 family GTP-binding protein — translation MGADRAVLTRTIERGEEEGGNVEFKTRLTREVHLAEGRMESLAAQLRHRVLSGDGEALYVIGVTDDGGIAGIAPTAFSESMDVLSLLAEEADAHIHEVETWAAGDGEAEGGLVGLATIREGAAFEADDDHIVVGTAGHVDHGKSTLVGTLVTGQADDGEGGTRSYLDVQPHEMDRGLSADLSYGVYGFDDEGAVRMDNPDRKTDRARVVEEADRLVSFVDTVGHEPWLRTTIRGLVGQKLDYGLLTVAADDGPTKTTREHLGILLAMELPTIVAITKVDAPPEERVLEVEREVESMLRDVGKTPLLVERHGVATAVEEIGDGIVPVLLTSAVTREGLGELDRMLEHLPKREDDADGDFRMYVDRSYDVKGVGAVASGTIRSGEVEAGDELLLGPMPDGSFREVEVRSIEMHYHRVDKARAGRIVGIALKGVKESAVERGMALVPREADPRPVRSFDAEVMVLNHPTRIQEGYEPVVHLETVSEAAVFHPDGGRLLPGDTGETEVRFKFQPYLVEEGQRFVFREGRSKGVGTVTGVEYADE, via the coding sequence ATGGGCGCTGACCGGGCCGTGCTCACACGGACCATCGAGCGCGGCGAGGAGGAGGGCGGGAACGTCGAGTTCAAGACCCGCCTCACGCGGGAGGTCCATCTCGCGGAGGGCCGCATGGAGTCGCTGGCCGCGCAGCTTCGCCACCGGGTGCTCTCGGGCGACGGCGAGGCGCTGTACGTGATCGGCGTCACCGACGACGGGGGGATCGCCGGCATCGCGCCGACGGCCTTCTCGGAGTCGATGGACGTGCTCTCCCTGCTCGCGGAGGAGGCCGACGCCCACATCCACGAGGTGGAGACGTGGGCCGCCGGCGACGGCGAGGCCGAAGGCGGACTCGTGGGACTGGCGACGATCCGCGAGGGCGCCGCCTTCGAGGCCGACGACGACCACATCGTCGTCGGGACGGCGGGCCACGTCGACCACGGCAAGTCGACGCTCGTCGGCACGCTCGTCACCGGGCAGGCCGACGACGGCGAGGGCGGCACCCGCTCGTATCTCGACGTGCAGCCCCACGAGATGGACCGCGGCCTCTCGGCGGACCTCAGTTACGGCGTCTACGGCTTCGACGACGAGGGGGCGGTCCGCATGGACAACCCCGACCGCAAGACCGACCGCGCGCGGGTGGTCGAGGAGGCCGACCGGCTCGTCTCGTTCGTCGACACCGTCGGCCACGAGCCGTGGCTCAGAACGACGATCCGCGGGCTCGTCGGCCAGAAGCTCGATTACGGGCTCCTGACGGTCGCCGCCGACGACGGGCCGACCAAGACGACCCGCGAGCACCTCGGCATCCTGCTCGCGATGGAGCTCCCCACGATCGTCGCGATCACCAAGGTCGACGCGCCGCCCGAGGAGCGCGTGCTGGAGGTCGAGCGCGAGGTCGAGTCGATGCTCCGGGACGTGGGCAAGACCCCACTGCTGGTGGAGCGCCACGGCGTCGCGACCGCCGTCGAGGAGATCGGCGACGGGATCGTGCCCGTGTTGCTCACCTCGGCGGTGACGCGGGAGGGGCTGGGCGAACTCGACCGGATGCTGGAGCACCTCCCCAAACGCGAGGACGACGCCGACGGCGACTTCCGGATGTACGTCGACCGCTCGTACGACGTGAAGGGCGTCGGCGCGGTCGCCTCCGGCACGATCCGCTCGGGCGAGGTGGAGGCGGGCGACGAGCTCCTGCTCGGGCCGATGCCCGACGGCTCTTTCCGCGAGGTGGAGGTGCGCTCGATCGAGATGCACTACCACCGCGTCGACAAGGCGCGCGCGGGCCGCATCGTCGGCATCGCGCTCAAGGGCGTGAAGGAGTCCGCGGTCGAGCGCGGGATGGCGCTGGTGCCGCGGGAGGCCGACCCGCGCCCGGTCCGCTCGTTCGACGCCGAGGTGATGGTGCTCAACCACCCCACCCGGATCCAGGAGGGGTACGAACCGGTCGTCCACCTGGAGACCGTCAGCGAGGCGGCGGTCTTCCACCCGGACGGCGGCCGGCTGCTCCCGGGTGACACCGGCGAGACCGAGGTGCGCTTCAAGTTCCAGCCGTACCTCGTCGAGGAGGGCCAGCGATTCGTCTTCCGGGAGGGCCGGAGCAAGGGCGTCGGCACCGTTACGGGCGTCGAGTACGCCGACGAGTGA
- a CDS encoding HAD family hydrolase, whose protein sequence is MGEDRNQPRLAPPLAEAAAVTFDLDDTLVSYRRSPGEVLSAAFDAVGVDPAFPVEAYYDRFAEFNDRTGTMADLRAECFAALCADRGRDPDLGRAVAAAFADERDHANVSWRPGARDLLEALDARGVPYAVVTNGPPDAQAEKARAVGLEDRAVDVVFAGHDAPAKPAVEAFEVGVSALGVDAADAVHVGDSPESDAEGALAAGMGAVLVGDREPTPEGAVRVPSLADLVH, encoded by the coding sequence ATGGGTGAGGACAGGAACCAGCCGAGGCTCGCGCCCCCGTTGGCCGAGGCCGCGGCCGTGACGTTCGACCTCGACGACACGCTCGTCTCCTACCGTCGCTCGCCGGGGGAGGTGCTGTCGGCGGCCTTCGACGCCGTCGGCGTCGACCCAGCGTTCCCGGTGGAGGCCTACTACGACCGCTTCGCCGAGTTCAACGACCGGACCGGCACGATGGCGGACCTCCGGGCGGAATGCTTCGCGGCGCTCTGTGCGGACCGCGGTCGCGACCCGGACCTCGGACGGGCGGTGGCGGCGGCGTTCGCCGACGAGCGCGACCACGCGAACGTGTCGTGGCGGCCGGGCGCGCGCGATCTGCTGGAGGCGCTCGACGCCCGCGGCGTTCCCTACGCCGTCGTCACCAACGGCCCGCCGGACGCACAGGCCGAGAAAGCGCGCGCGGTCGGCCTGGAGGACCGCGCCGTCGACGTGGTGTTCGCCGGCCACGACGCGCCCGCGAAACCCGCCGTCGAGGCGTTCGAGGTCGGGGTGTCGGCGCTCGGCGTCGACGCCGCGGACGCGGTCCACGTCGGCGACTCCCCGGAGTCGGACGCCGAGGGCGCGCTCGCGGCGGGGATGGGCGCCGTGCTCGTCGGCGACCGTGAGCCGACGCCCGAGGGCGCGGTGCGGGTGCCGTCGCTGGCGGACCTCGTTCACTGA
- the mch gene encoding methenyltetrahydromethanopterin cyclohydrolase — protein MDSLNRMAVELVDEALDFADELNIAGYELDSGATVVDFGVEADGGLEAGLLLAEIQTAGLATLQTRMGRVDDSPTPYVELTTDHPGIALLGCQKAGWELETEHFSGLGSGPARALVGEEREFQALGYYDEFDLTVLCVESATLPDDEVVEHVAEKANVNEQAVFLPTTALGSTAGSVTAAARAAELAVFRLFELGYDPEHVKSVAGSAPVAPVSYDETEAMGRTNDALAYGGEVHLTVAEEFDRFDEVPSNAADEHGRPFADVFADADYDFYELDESVFAPAEVTVDVLDGPTYALGETREDLLAESFDYQ, from the coding sequence ATGGACAGCCTCAATCGCATGGCGGTGGAGCTGGTCGACGAGGCGCTCGACTTCGCCGACGAACTCAACATCGCCGGCTACGAGCTCGATTCCGGCGCGACCGTCGTCGACTTCGGCGTCGAGGCCGACGGCGGCCTCGAGGCCGGCCTCCTCCTCGCAGAGATCCAGACGGCGGGGCTCGCGACCCTGCAGACGCGGATGGGCCGCGTCGACGACTCGCCGACGCCGTACGTGGAGCTGACGACGGATCACCCGGGGATCGCGCTGCTCGGGTGCCAGAAGGCCGGCTGGGAACTGGAGACGGAGCACTTCTCCGGCCTCGGCTCCGGCCCGGCCCGCGCGCTCGTGGGCGAGGAGCGCGAGTTCCAGGCGCTGGGGTACTACGACGAGTTCGACCTCACGGTCCTGTGCGTCGAGAGCGCCACGCTCCCCGACGACGAGGTCGTCGAGCACGTCGCGGAGAAGGCGAACGTGAACGAGCAGGCCGTCTTCCTTCCGACGACGGCCCTCGGCTCCACAGCGGGGAGCGTGACGGCGGCGGCGCGCGCGGCCGAACTCGCGGTCTTCCGCCTGTTCGAGCTGGGGTACGACCCCGAGCACGTCAAGTCTGTGGCCGGATCGGCGCCGGTGGCGCCAGTCAGCTACGACGAGACCGAGGCGATGGGCCGGACGAACGACGCGCTCGCGTACGGCGGCGAGGTCCACCTCACCGTCGCGGAGGAGTTCGACCGCTTCGACGAGGTGCCCTCCAACGCGGCCGACGAGCACGGCCGCCCGTTCGCGGACGTGTTCGCCGACGCCGACTACGACTTCTACGAGCTCGACGAGTCGGTGTTCGCGCCCGCCGAGGTCACCGTCGACGTGCTCGACGGCCCGACGTACGCGCTCGGCGAGACCCGCGAGGACCTGCTCGCGGAGTCCTTCGACTACCAGTGA
- the gltB gene encoding glutamate synthase large subunit yields the protein MTEPDASARVGGLADPSDERSNCGVGAVVDLDGGRSHEVVSDALDLLENLEHRGTTGAEQNTGDGAGIMVERPDEFFEAVVGDLPETYAVGSVFMPTDDDAREDLAALFESTLAEYDLDVLAWRDVPTDAAGADLGQTALDSEPDVWQAFVAPDDDADLDDETFDRRLYVARRDLESAAEDLAGERFYVCSLDRRRVVYKGLLKADQIDAYYPDLRDDRLTSGVALVHARFSTNTLGAWHLAHPYRNIVHNGEFNTIQGNVNWMRARQSDLADGGFTDEELDAVRPIISDPNQSDTASVDETLDLLLHGGRDLPHALRMMIPEAYRKDDAMSEARRDFYDYHASLVEPWDGPALVIGFDGDRVAGVLDRNGLRPCRYDVTTDNRLVMGSEVGALEHDPSEVRERGRLRPGETFVADRSEGRVLDDEEVFADLTDEKYGEWVDAEQRDLAEVTADADPSPGTGPDDNLRSKQAAFGYTTDQLNHLIGPMAEQGKDPVGSMGDDTPLSVLSEFDRPLFTYFKQLFAQVSNPPIDYIREELVTSLETRLGPQRNLLGETPEHARQVVNDSPVLTEEETETLRDLETATDGDLTSVTLDMTFDPEDDLRTAVEDLRAAAADAVRDGADVVVLSDRDMGPDRMHVPSLLATGAVHHHLVREGLRARAGLVVESGDPREVHHVACLVGYGAGAVCPYLAYDTVRDIVAGPDGADEEESLSAYRDALEMGLLKTMAKMGISTAESYQGAQIFEAVGLDSDLVREYFEGTEIRTEGIGLPEIESDLRERYEVGFGKDPELETQGEYENRSSGIKHGWNPHSVNALHTAVREGDREAWNEFAAQVNDPDEPAELRNLLDIDNDRESIPVEEVEAVGDIAERFSTAAMSLGSLSPEQHENNAIAMNRLGAKSNTGEGGEPPERFDTERNCSVKQVASGRFGVTSNYLANAEEIQIKMAQGSKPGEGGHLPGAKVNEYIAHVRYSTPGVGLISPPPLHDIYSIEDLKQLIYDLKAANPEADINVKLVSEAGIGTIAAGVAKAEADVVHISGHSGGTGASPKTSIKNAGLPWELGVAEANQMLRATGLRDRITVSADGGLKTGRDVAVAALLGAEEFAFGTAALVSSGCVMARQCHQNTCPVGVATQREDLRDRFPGEPEHVINYMQFIAQELREIMADLGFATVDEMVGRVECLSQREIDHPKAKKLDLSALIAEPNDDGPRHKVREQDHPDLAEALDWELLDELGDSVESGEPAALAADVDNTDRAVGATLSNRISEAHGEDGLPAGTLDLDFRGEAGQSFGAFLAAGVDAHLVGAANDYVGKGLSGGTVVVQTPEDAAFEPDENVLVGNVALYGATDGEAYVNGVAGERFAVRNSGVKAVVEGVGDHGCEYMTGGVVAVLGEVGRNFAAGMSGGVAYVHDPDDELAAKTNHGMVSLSAELTDQDEAMLRRLVENHLARTGSDRARELLDDWESVVGEFTRVLPDAYAEVIAEGRGDDVREQLPDAAEGGAATAEFGAGVASDD from the coding sequence ATGACTGAGCCGGACGCGTCGGCGCGCGTCGGGGGCCTGGCGGACCCCAGTGACGAGCGCTCGAACTGTGGTGTGGGGGCCGTCGTCGACCTCGACGGCGGGCGATCACACGAAGTAGTATCGGACGCACTCGACCTGCTGGAGAACCTGGAACACCGGGGCACGACGGGCGCGGAACAGAACACCGGCGACGGCGCCGGCATCATGGTCGAACGGCCCGACGAGTTCTTCGAGGCCGTCGTCGGCGACCTCCCCGAGACGTACGCGGTGGGGTCGGTGTTCATGCCGACCGACGACGACGCTCGCGAGGACCTGGCGGCGCTGTTCGAGTCGACGCTCGCGGAGTACGACCTGGACGTACTCGCGTGGCGCGACGTGCCGACGGACGCCGCCGGCGCCGATCTGGGCCAGACGGCGCTCGACTCGGAGCCGGACGTGTGGCAGGCGTTCGTCGCGCCCGACGACGACGCCGACCTCGACGATGAGACGTTCGACCGACGGCTGTACGTCGCCCGCCGCGACCTCGAGTCGGCCGCGGAGGACCTCGCCGGCGAGCGCTTCTACGTCTGCTCGCTCGACCGCCGACGCGTCGTCTACAAGGGGCTGTTGAAGGCCGACCAGATCGACGCCTACTACCCCGACCTGCGCGACGACCGGCTCACGTCGGGGGTCGCGCTGGTGCACGCGCGCTTCTCGACGAACACGCTCGGCGCGTGGCACCTCGCACACCCGTACCGCAACATCGTCCACAACGGCGAGTTCAACACCATTCAGGGGAACGTCAACTGGATGCGCGCCCGGCAGTCGGACCTCGCCGACGGCGGCTTCACCGACGAGGAGCTCGACGCCGTTCGACCGATCATCTCGGACCCCAACCAGTCGGACACCGCCTCCGTCGACGAGACGCTCGATCTGCTCCTCCACGGCGGCCGCGACCTCCCGCACGCGCTGCGGATGATGATCCCGGAGGCCTACCGCAAGGACGACGCGATGAGCGAGGCCCGTCGGGACTTCTACGACTACCACGCCTCGCTGGTCGAACCGTGGGACGGCCCCGCGCTGGTCATCGGCTTCGACGGCGACCGCGTCGCGGGCGTGCTCGACCGCAACGGGCTCCGACCGTGCCGTTACGACGTGACGACCGACAACCGCCTCGTGATGGGTAGCGAGGTCGGCGCGCTCGAACACGACCCCAGCGAGGTCCGCGAGCGCGGCCGCCTCCGCCCGGGCGAGACGTTCGTCGCCGACCGCAGCGAGGGCCGCGTCCTCGACGACGAGGAGGTGTTCGCCGACCTCACCGACGAGAAGTACGGCGAGTGGGTCGACGCCGAGCAGCGCGACCTCGCCGAGGTCACCGCCGACGCGGACCCGTCGCCCGGGACGGGCCCGGACGACAACCTCCGGAGCAAACAGGCGGCCTTCGGCTACACCACCGACCAACTGAACCACCTCATCGGCCCGATGGCCGAGCAGGGGAAGGATCCGGTCGGCTCGATGGGCGACGACACGCCCCTCTCGGTCCTCTCGGAGTTCGACCGCCCGCTGTTTACCTACTTCAAGCAGCTGTTCGCGCAGGTGTCGAACCCGCCGATCGACTACATCCGCGAGGAGCTGGTCACCTCCCTCGAAACGCGGCTCGGCCCCCAGCGCAACCTCCTGGGCGAGACCCCGGAACACGCCCGGCAGGTCGTCAACGACTCGCCGGTCCTGACCGAGGAGGAAACCGAGACGCTGCGGGACTTGGAGACGGCGACCGACGGCGATCTCACGTCGGTGACGCTCGATATGACGTTCGACCCCGAGGACGACCTCCGGACGGCCGTCGAGGACCTGCGCGCGGCCGCCGCCGACGCGGTCCGCGACGGCGCCGACGTGGTCGTCCTCTCGGACCGCGACATGGGCCCCGATCGGATGCACGTGCCGAGCCTGCTGGCGACCGGCGCGGTCCACCACCACCTCGTGCGCGAGGGGCTGCGCGCCCGCGCCGGCCTGGTCGTCGAGTCGGGCGACCCGCGCGAGGTCCACCACGTGGCGTGTCTCGTCGGCTACGGTGCCGGCGCGGTGTGTCCGTACCTCGCGTACGACACCGTCCGCGACATCGTCGCGGGCCCCGACGGCGCCGACGAGGAGGAGTCGCTGTCGGCCTACCGCGACGCCTTGGAGATGGGCCTGCTGAAGACGATGGCGAAGATGGGCATCTCGACGGCCGAGTCCTACCAGGGCGCGCAGATCTTCGAGGCGGTCGGCCTCGACTCCGACCTGGTGCGCGAGTACTTCGAGGGCACCGAGATCCGGACCGAGGGGATCGGCCTCCCGGAGATCGAGTCGGACCTCCGCGAGCGCTACGAGGTCGGCTTCGGCAAGGACCCCGAACTGGAGACGCAAGGGGAGTACGAGAACCGGTCGTCTGGAATCAAACACGGCTGGAACCCCCACTCGGTGAACGCGCTCCACACCGCCGTCCGCGAGGGCGACCGCGAGGCGTGGAACGAGTTCGCCGCCCAGGTGAACGACCCCGACGAGCCCGCTGAACTCCGGAACCTGCTGGACATCGACAACGACCGCGAGTCGATCCCGGTCGAGGAGGTCGAGGCCGTCGGCGACATCGCCGAGCGCTTCTCGACGGCCGCGATGAGCCTCGGGAGCCTCTCGCCCGAGCAACACGAGAACAACGCGATCGCGATGAACCGCCTGGGCGCGAAGTCCAACACGGGCGAGGGCGGCGAGCCCCCCGAGCGCTTCGACACCGAGCGCAACTGCAGCGTGAAGCAGGTCGCCTCCGGCCGCTTCGGGGTCACCTCGAACTACCTCGCGAACGCCGAGGAGATCCAGATCAAGATGGCCCAGGGCTCCAAGCCCGGCGAGGGCGGCCACCTCCCCGGCGCGAAGGTGAACGAGTACATCGCCCACGTGCGCTACTCGACGCCCGGCGTCGGGCTCATCTCGCCGCCGCCGCTGCACGACATCTACTCCATCGAGGACCTCAAGCAGCTCATCTACGACCTGAAGGCGGCCAACCCCGAGGCCGACATCAACGTGAAGCTCGTGTCGGAGGCCGGCATCGGCACCATCGCCGCCGGCGTCGCCAAGGCTGAGGCGGACGTGGTCCACATCTCGGGCCACTCCGGCGGCACGGGCGCCTCGCCGAAGACCTCGATCAAGAACGCCGGCCTGCCGTGGGAGCTCGGCGTCGCGGAGGCGAACCAGATGCTCCGGGCGACCGGCCTGCGCGACCGGATCACCGTCTCCGCGGACGGCGGGCTGAAGACCGGCCGCGACGTGGCCGTCGCCGCGCTGCTGGGCGCCGAGGAGTTCGCGTTCGGGACCGCCGCGCTCGTCTCCTCGGGCTGCGTAATGGCCCGGCAGTGCCACCAGAACACCTGCCCAGTGGGCGTCGCCACCCAGCGCGAGGACCTCCGGGACCGGTTCCCCGGCGAGCCCGAGCACGTCATCAACTACATGCAGTTCATCGCCCAGGAGCTGCGCGAGATCATGGCCGACCTCGGGTTCGCGACCGTCGACGAGATGGTCGGCCGGGTCGAGTGCCTCTCCCAGCGGGAGATCGACCACCCGAAGGCGAAGAAGCTCGACCTGTCGGCGCTCATCGCCGAGCCGAACGACGACGGCCCGCGCCACAAGGTGCGCGAGCAGGACCACCCCGACCTCGCGGAGGCGCTCGACTGGGAGCTGCTCGACGAACTCGGTGACAGCGTCGAGTCGGGCGAGCCGGCCGCACTCGCCGCGGATGTGGACAACACCGACCGCGCGGTCGGCGCCACGCTGTCGAACCGCATCTCGGAGGCCCACGGCGAGGACGGTCTCCCCGCGGGCACGCTCGATCTGGACTTCCGCGGCGAGGCGGGACAATCGTTCGGCGCGTTCCTCGCGGCGGGCGTGGACGCCCACCTCGTCGGCGCCGCGAACGACTACGTCGGCAAGGGCCTGTCGGGCGGCACGGTCGTCGTCCAGACGCCCGAGGACGCCGCCTTCGAACCCGACGAGAACGTCCTCGTCGGCAACGTCGCGCTGTACGGCGCCACCGACGGCGAGGCGTACGTCAACGGCGTCGCCGGCGAGCGCTTCGCCGTGCGCAACTCCGGCGTGAAGGCGGTCGTCGAGGGCGTCGGCGACCACGGCTGCGAGTACATGACCGGCGGCGTCGTCGCGGTGCTGGGCGAGGTCGGCCGCAACTTCGCCGCGGGGATGTCCGGCGGCGTCGCGTACGTCCACGACCCCGACGACGAACTCGCGGCGAAGACGAACCACGGAATGGTGAGCCTCTCGGCGGAGCTGACCGACCAGGACGAGGCGATGCTGCGCCGCCTGGTCGAGAACCATCTCGCGCGCACCGGCAGCGACCGCGCGCGCGAACTGCTCGACGACTGGGAGTCGGTCGTCGGCGAGTTCACCCGGGTGCTGCCCGACGCTTACGCGGAGGTCATCGCGGAGGGTCGCGGCGACGACGTGCGCGAACAGCTCCCCGACGCCGCCGAGGGCGGCGCCGCGACCGCGGAGTTCGGCGCGGGCGTCGCGAGCGACGATTAG
- the proS gene encoding proline--tRNA ligase translates to MSEHESADSGDDDQELGITKSKEYETGEWYAEVVKKAGLANYAPEGMSGFIITRPRGYALWERLQGFLDAKFKDTGVQNAYFPLFIPESYLEAEKDIVEGFDPEVAWVTHGGHDELEERLAVRPTSESIITPYISQWVRSHRDLPLRVNQWCSVVRWEATETKPFFRTKEFLWQEGHTAHADRDGAWGETMTRLDQYESVYEDFLAIPVLRGQKPDHDKFPGADTTTTVEALMPDGKSVQGGTSHYLGTSFAEAFDITYSDEDEAERHAHTTSWGLSWRALGALIMTHSDDQGLVLPPTVAPTQVAIVPIWQEETKDEVLEYAEGVADELEVAGIRVELDDRDTRNPGFKFNEHELNGIPVRFEIGPYEVEDDEVTVVHRPDGEQSTVDREGIAETTRDHLDEVYAKLYAAAEENLEGEVREADSRDEILGTIGQHGGYVKAPWCGDEDCEGEIKDQIAAEIVMVPFEEDDDRHGTDHDDTCAVCDDDATRTAYFAKSY, encoded by the coding sequence ATGAGCGAACACGAATCCGCCGACTCCGGCGACGACGACCAGGAGTTGGGGATCACGAAGTCGAAGGAGTACGAGACCGGCGAGTGGTACGCCGAGGTCGTCAAGAAGGCCGGCCTCGCGAACTACGCGCCCGAGGGGATGTCCGGGTTCATCATCACCCGCCCCCGCGGGTACGCGCTGTGGGAGCGCCTGCAGGGCTTTCTCGACGCGAAGTTCAAGGACACCGGGGTGCAGAACGCCTACTTCCCGCTGTTCATCCCCGAGTCGTACCTGGAAGCCGAGAAGGACATCGTCGAGGGCTTCGACCCCGAGGTCGCGTGGGTGACCCACGGCGGCCACGACGAGCTGGAGGAACGGCTCGCCGTCCGGCCCACCTCCGAGTCGATCATCACGCCCTACATCAGCCAGTGGGTGCGAAGCCACCGCGACCTCCCCCTCCGCGTGAACCAGTGGTGCTCGGTCGTTCGCTGGGAGGCGACGGAGACGAAGCCGTTCTTCCGCACGAAGGAGTTCCTCTGGCAGGAGGGCCACACCGCACACGCCGACCGCGACGGCGCCTGGGGCGAGACGATGACGCGCCTCGACCAGTACGAGTCGGTGTACGAGGACTTCCTCGCGATCCCCGTCCTCCGCGGACAGAAGCCCGACCACGACAAGTTCCCCGGCGCGGACACGACGACGACCGTCGAGGCGCTCATGCCCGACGGCAAGTCCGTGCAGGGCGGCACCTCCCACTACCTCGGGACGAGCTTCGCGGAGGCGTTCGACATCACCTACTCCGACGAGGACGAGGCCGAGCGCCACGCGCACACGACCTCGTGGGGGCTGTCCTGGCGCGCGCTGGGCGCGCTGATCATGACCCACTCCGACGACCAGGGGCTCGTCCTTCCCCCCACCGTCGCGCCCACCCAGGTCGCGATCGTGCCCATCTGGCAGGAGGAGACGAAAGACGAGGTGCTCGAGTACGCCGAGGGCGTCGCCGACGAGCTGGAGGTGGCGGGGATCCGCGTCGAGCTCGACGACCGCGACACGCGCAACCCCGGCTTCAAGTTCAACGAACACGAGCTCAACGGGATCCCCGTTCGCTTCGAGATCGGCCCCTACGAGGTCGAGGACGACGAGGTCACGGTCGTCCATCGCCCCGACGGCGAGCAGTCGACCGTCGACCGCGAGGGGATCGCGGAGACGACTCGCGATCACCTCGACGAGGTGTACGCGAAGCTGTACGCCGCCGCCGAGGAGAACCTGGAGGGCGAGGTGCGCGAGGCCGACTCGCGCGACGAGATCCTCGGCACCATCGGCCAGCACGGCGGCTACGTGAAGGCGCCCTGGTGCGGCGACGAGGACTGCGAGGGCGAGATCAAAGACCAGATCGCCGCCGAGATCGTGATGGTCCCCTTCGAGGAGGACGACGACCGCCACGGCACCGACCACGACGACACCTGCGCGGTCTGTGACGACGACGCGACGCGAACGGCGTACTTCGCGAAGTCGTACTGA
- a CDS encoding 8-oxo-dGTP diphosphatase, with the protein MRGATPAALTPAAAREALPEATLCHIVDGDRTLLIRKQRGVGAGKLVGPGGKLEGEETPRECVVREVREELGIRVSDPDRAGAFAYWADDWSAVVHVFRATAYDGTPTESEEAVPVWAPVDDLPTGEMWATDREWLPAVLDGDRFRGTFVYHAGEPRHVDVKTGVDAVAFGRP; encoded by the coding sequence GTGAGGGGCGCGACACCCGCGGCGCTGACGCCGGCGGCCGCCCGCGAGGCCCTTCCCGAGGCGACGCTGTGCCACATCGTCGACGGCGACCGGACGCTCCTGATCCGCAAGCAGCGCGGCGTCGGCGCCGGGAAGCTGGTCGGCCCGGGCGGCAAGCTGGAGGGCGAAGAGACGCCCCGCGAGTGCGTCGTCCGCGAGGTGCGCGAGGAGCTCGGCATCCGCGTCAGCGACCCGGACCGTGCGGGCGCGTTCGCCTACTGGGCCGACGACTGGTCGGCCGTCGTCCACGTGTTCCGCGCGACCGCGTACGACGGCACGCCGACCGAGAGCGAGGAGGCGGTTCCGGTGTGGGCGCCCGTCGACGACCTCCCGACGGGGGAGATGTGGGCGACCGACCGCGAGTGGCTCCCGGCGGTGCTCGACGGCGACCGGTTCCGGGGAACCTTCGTCTATCACGCGGGGGAACCGCGACACGTCGACGTGAAGACCGGCGTCGACGCGGTCGCGTTCGGCCGTCCGTGA